DNA sequence from the Geobacter sp. AOG2 genome:
TGGCCTACTCTTCAGTAGCCCACTTGGGGTTCGTCATGTTGGGGGTATTTGCCTTCAATAGTCAGGGCATCACCGGGGGCTTGCTGCAGATGCTCAACCACGGCGTCTCCACCGGCGCGCTGTTCCTTATCGTCGGCTTCATTTATGAACGTCGGCATACCCGCCTGATTACGGATTTCGGCGGTCTCTCCAAGCAGATGCCGATCTTTGCCACCATCTTCATGATCGTGACCCTCTCCTCCATCGGCCTGCCCGGCACCAACGGGTTCGTGGGAGAGTTCCTGATACTCCTGGGTTCCTTCGAGAGTGGTTTGCGCTGGTGGGCAGTGGTCGCCTCCAGCGGCGTGATCCTTTCGGCCGTCTACATGCTCTGGATGTTCCAGCGGGTCATGTTCGGCGAGTTGGACAACCCCAAGAACCAGAAACTTAGTGACTTGAACGCTCGCGAAATAGCCATAATGGTGCCGCTTATTGCCTTGATCTTCATCATGGGGGTCTACCCCAACCCATTTATCGAGAAGATGGATCCAGCCATACAGAAGCTGATTGCTCAGACCAAACCTACCGGTATGTCGGCTCAGCAGATGCCGTCGATGCAAGGATTGCCCGCCGGGCATCCTGCAATGCCCGGCATGGCAGTACCGGCAGTGGAGCAGACCGCACCGGCGGCAGAAAATCCGAACGAAGTCAAGTAACGACACGAGTCAACCCGACCGGAGGATATATTAGATGGACATGATTACAATTCCAGCCGTCAGCATGACCCCGATCCTGCCGGAGATATTCCTCTCCGCGCTTGCCATGGCCCTGCTACTGATCAACGTCTTTGTTCCCAGCAAGCAGAAGTCTTACTTGGGGTATATCAGTTTCATCGGCGTGGTGGTGGCGGCAATCCTGGTGGGGGCCGGATGGGGTGGGCCGGCTGAGAGCAGCTTTAGCGGTTCGGTTGTTCAGGATAACTTCGCCACCTTTTTCAAGATGATCTTCCTGGTATCCGCCGGTCTGGCGATCCTTATCTCCGACCAATATATGGAGCGGGAAGGATGCAACCATGGCGAGCTTTACCCGCTGATTCTCTTCACCGTGGTGGGTATGATGCTGATGGCGGCAGGAACCGACCTGATGACGATTTTCCTCGGACTGGAGGTCATGTCCGTAGCCCTGTATGTTCTGGCCGGTTTCAATCGTGCCAATACGAAGTCGAACGAGGCCGGTCTTAAATACTTCCTTCTGGGCTGTTTTTCCACCGGTTTTCTGCTCTATGGAATGGCCCTGACCTATGGTGCCACCGGCACCACCCGTATCGCCAAGATTGCTGCAATCGTCGGGCAGATGACGGTGCCTTCCGCTAACATCATGCTGGTGGCCGGCATGCTTCTGATGCTGACCGGTTTTGCTTTCAAGGTTGCTGCAGCGCCGTTTCACATGTGGACTCCCGATGTCTATGAGGGGGCTCCGACCCCCATGACGGCCTTCATGTCGGCCGGCCCCAAAGCTGCCGGCTTCGCAGCCGCCCTGAGGATTTTCCTTGTAGCCCTCCCGACCCTTCAGGTGGAATGGAGCCAGGTCCTGTGGGTATTGGCCGTTTTGACCATGACGGTCGGCAATATCACCGCGTTGCGCCAGGACAACATCAAACGCATGCTGGCCTACTCGTCCATCGCCCATGCCGGCTATGCCCTGGTCGGTTTCGCCGCCGGTAACGGCACCGGCACCGCCGGTATCCTGTTCTACATGCTCTCCTACGCCTTTATGAATATCGGCGCTTTCGCAGTGATCATCCTGATCGGCAAAAAGGGTGAATCCAACGGCTCGGTCATGGACTTCGCCGGCCTCGGCTTCAAGCACCCCGTCTTGGCGGTGGCCATGTCCGTGTTCCTGTTCTCGTTGGCCGGTATGCCCCCCACGGCCGGTTTCATCGGAAAGTTTTACTTGTTCTCCGGTGCCATCCAGAAGGGTTATATCGGGCTCGCCATCATCGGCGTTCTTAACAGCGCCGCATCGGTTTACTATTACCTGCGTGTGATGGTCTATATGTATATGAAGGAGCCGACCGAGGACTTCGAGTGGACCCGGGTCAGCGCCCCCATCGCCCTTTCATTGCTCATTTCCGTGGCCGGTTCGTTGATCCCCGGCATCGTGCCGTCGGTAATCCTTCAGTTCGCCGAGCAGGCAATAAAACTCATCTGATCATTGACCGCAATCTCGAAATGAAAAGGGCGGCCTTCGTAGCGAGGCCGCCCTTTTTATTTTGTTCTAAAACCCTGACTCCTTGACATCTGAAAGGATTCTCTCTTACCAGCCTCCACCCTGCCGCGATGCCGGCACGGTCGGCAGCGCGACGGGGTGCCGCATGGGCGGCGACGGATTGGGCTCATCAGGCATGCCGCTCGCTCAGTCTTCACTGATTCAAAATAAAACGAGTCATCAGTGGAAGGTTGGAGTCTTTTCCTGAATAAGGACATAGGGACTGACGATTAGCATGGCAAATTTTTTATGCCGATTGCCGTCCCAGGCGTGTATTTGCGACTCGGTTGGCTTGCCGATCATGCCGGCGCTGATCCAGTCTGCGATTATCTCGGTGTCGTCGTCAGCCACCCGCAAGGCGGCATCGGCCAGATCAAGGCTGTCAGCGACCAGGATGATGCCTCCCCGCTCCAGATGGGCGCGAAGCCAATTCCATTCTGCCTCGTCGATTGAAAGCGCCAAATCCTCTTTGCTCAATTTCATTGGAAACCCTTTTCCCCGCACCATTTCGTGCACGGTAAGAGATGTTCTTGACAAATATATCACACTGTTTGTGTATTTGTATCAGGCTACACAGATAAAGTCGAGCCCTTCCCGCAGACCCATCGGCTGAACCAGCTGTCTGAATTCTTCGCGGGCGCCGCGAACGCCGATGGCGACCAGCATCATTTCTCCTGACAGACGCAACTGGTGCGGATGGATGACCGGAGCACCGTGCAGTTGGCGGCCAATTTTGCGGGGATCCACATCAAGCCAGCAAGACACTTCGATGCCTTTTGTCATCAGCAGGCGTTGCCAGGCACGCCCCTCCTGGCCTGCCCCGGCCATGATCAAGGTTCTCCGGCCTGCAAGAAATCCGGAGATGAGGTGGTCCAGCTTGCAGGCGCGGAAGGCGTTTGCCGCATACTCGCCCATGGTACGGGTTGCTCGATCGGGATGGTCGCGCCAGAAGAACAGTGCCTGCGCCAGACGGCTAAAACGAGTGCCGGCTGCCGCCATGCGCAGCCAGAGGTCATAATCTTCGGGCCATCCGCAGTCGCGATAGCCTCCAAGGTTGGTTAGGAGGTCGCGACGCATCATAACGCTGGGGTGCACAAAAGGGGATTCCACGAACAAATCGCGCATGATGGTCTCGTGGTCGTGGAGTCCATTCTGCCAAGCCTCATAGGCCAGCATGCCCTGTTTCAGTGCAGTGCGGGGGAAGTGGCGGAAGGCGCAGGCCGTAAGTCCGATCTCCTGTTCGGTATCCAGCAGATTTGCTTGGACTTCCAAACGCCTGGGGTGGCATATGTCGTCCCCATCCATGCGGGCTATGAGGGGGGCGCGGCAGGCGGCCAATCCCTCGTTGAGCGCCGCAACCAAGCCGCCTCCCTCGCGCCGCAGGACGCATATGCGAGGGTCGCGAAGCGCTTCGGCGGTCAAGATGGCAGGTGTTGCGTCGGTCGAACCATCGTCAACAACAACCAGTTCCCAGTCGGTCTCCGTCTGTCGAAAAAGCGATTTAAGCGCGGCCGGCAGATATCGCGCCTCGTTGCGCACCGGCATGAGGATGGAAACTCGTGGCGGTCGGCTCATGGGTCTCAATGAAAATCCTGCCAGATGAGCTTGGCTGTGATAATCAGGACCATGGTAATGAATACCGGCCTGATAAAGCGCGTCCCCTTTCGTACGACCATGTGGGCACCGATGCGGGCGCCGACGAACTGGCCGGTCCCCATGATCAATCCTTCGCGCCAGAGCACGGAACCGCCAGCGATGAACACAATAAGCGAGATAACGTTGCTGGTGAAATTCATCACTTTAGTATAGCCGGTCGCCCTGGTCATATTGAATCCCAAGCCGAGCATGAGTGCCATTACCCAAAACGATCCGGTGCCTGGTCCAAGGAAACCGTCGTAAAAGCCCAGAATCAGGCCGGCCGCAAAAAAGAACGGGCTTGGTTTCAGACGGGGGTGGATATCCTCGTACCCCAACCGGGGGGTCGACAAGGTATAGAGCACAATGGCAACCAGCAGCCAAGGGATTATTTGGCGCAAAAGCCCGGGATCGAGCATCTGCACGGTAATGGTGCCAAGAACGGCCCCAATAGCCGTATAGGCGATCCCAATCCGACAGTCATTCAACCGAACAGTTCCGGAGCGGATAAAGGTCAACATGGCACTGCCCGAGCCGAAGCTCGCCTGGAGTTTGTTGGTGCCCAGTGCGATTTGGGGCGGCAAGCCGACTCCAAGTAGGACCGGGATCGTAATCAATCCACCTCCACCGGCAATGGAGTCGACCAGCCCGGCTATGAGGCCGGTAAGAAACAGAAGGGGCAGCAAAAACAAAGCGGGCATTGGTAATCTTTTCTGTTGCAGGAGGTATGCAGGGCGTGACGAGGTACGGCTTTGCAAGGGTTATTTTCGCGATTCCGGTCCGATTGTCAAGCTATTCCGACACCGTGAAAGTTTCCGTACCCCTCTATTTTGGGAATTCCTTGATGTGGCAGATGGCCGCTGGGACTATGGCGGTTCCGGCGGGACTGGGCCGGTTCCTCCGAGTACGACAGCAAATGCGCAGCAAAGGGAAACACAGTTAACGTTTTGCAAACAAATCGGCGTTTGTGGTATGCTTTTTCCAATGAAAAATATACGTAACCAAAATGGCTTTACCCTTTTAGCCGCGTTGATGATTGTGGTCATCATGGGGATAATGCTTAGTCTTGCTGCCCAGCCATGGAAGACGATCATGAAGCGCGAGCGCGAACAGGAACTGCTTTTCCGTGGTCTTCAGATCAGGAACGCCATCGCGGCTTGGAATGGCCAGCTTTCGTCAGATAAATCAAATAAGGCCGTCACTCCCTTGAATGACTTGAAAGAACTGCTGGATGATCAGCGGAGCCTTCAGAAAAAGAAGTACCTGCGACAGCTCTATAAAGACCCCATAACCGGTAAGGACTGGACTCTCATCAAGGATACGACCGGCGTGAAGGGGATTATCGGGGTGGCCAGCACCAGTGATCAGACTCCGCTCAAGACCTCTTTTTCGGAATACTCCGGCCTCGACGCCTTTGCCGGCAAAACAAAATACAGCCAATGGCGTTTTGTATACGGGACTGATCCGGGACCACCATCAACTCTAACAACGCCTTGAATGGGGCTGGACAGGTTTAGAGGGGTGTGTCGTTTGCACTTTCCATCTCGATATGGAAAGTGCTTCTAGAAAATCAAAAAAGTAAGCCGGGAAAAATGTTTTGAGTACAGATTCCGACAACCTGACGCTGGTCGGCACCAACTAGTAAGGAACCAATCTGCTGATGCTGCAAAACCACCAGAGCCTGGGCACTATCTAGCTGAATCTGGCTTCACAGACCGCTCAGGCGTTTCTGAGGCTAATCTGGGTATCCTCTCTCGGCAGATCACAGCTGAGGACACGATGGGATTGCGCTCACATGCAGTTAGGCGGTCAAAATTCACAGTAAAAGGGGTACTTGTTGATATCCACGGTATATTTCGGTATGGACTTTGTTTTAGCTTAAGCTAAAAATAATTTTGTCTGTAGTTGTACGGATCAATATCAATGGTAAAATCTCCAGAAAGTGACATTCTGCGGGACCATACTCATACTGCCCAATAAAACCTGCCCCTTTGCGAGATGGGACCTGAAAGCTGCGGGTCTTCGCTGCAGAAGATGGCCGAGCTGCCGAAGGATGTGCCTTCGCCCTGCTTGGCTATTTTTATATTCATAATCTTTGGTTCTGGCCCGCTGCCATGTGGCAAGGAGTCGGGAATCACACATTAACGCGTTTCCAATCAATATAAGGATCGTAACATGGAACACACTATCGAAATGCGCCACGTCTCTCTGGAATTACATGTAGAGTTTGATGACTTTACCACAACACTCGAACAATCGCTTGGCCGGTTTGGCGAGGCTCTTCTCAAAAATCTGGAGTCCGATCCCTCTTCAGTAGAGGAACGTCTTATGAAAGCGGCGGGAGAAGAGGGGCTGATGCTTTTCAATGTTCAGGATCATGGTAGACTTCTGAGTATCTACGGGACTCCTAAAAGGGCCAAGCAGTACGTTTTGGGAAATCCGCTCATTGCGGCCACGATGACGCGTCATGATATCAGAGCAGGGCTCTACGCGCCTCTAAGGCTCTTTGTCTATGAGGCGGATGACTTAGCGACGCGCATCGAATATGATCAGCCTTCCTCTCTTTTCGGACAGTTCCATAACCCGGAAGTTACGGCCGTAGCCCGGTCGCTCGATGCAAAATTGGCCAATTTGATTAACAAAGTTGAACTGATAGTTGCCGCCGTTCATGAAAAGTGACGACGGAAAGATTCCAGCGGCCATTAATCACTATTACCATGGAGTCGTTTGTCCACTTTTGCTAGCCCGACGCGGGCAGGTGCCGGGGCGCATGGGATGTCACCCCGGTGGAGCCGGAGTCCGTTTGCGGATGCCGCCTTACAATATGGGGATTCGCTGGATTGTCCACCGGGACTATGAAGCCACCCGCAGGGAATCTATGGCATTGTGATTGGCCTTGCCGGTGTCACCGACACGGATCCGAAGAAAGGGGAACAGATGCAACTGGGGATGATCGGATTGGGAAGGATGGGGGCTGACATGGTGCGGCGCCTGATGCGGGGAGGGCACGATTGCGTGGTCTATAACCGGAGTCCCGCGGCAGTGGCGGAGTTGGCGGGCGAAGGTGCTGCCGGAACGGCGTCCCTGGATGAGTTCGTTGCCCGGTTGGCCGCGCCCCGTGCGGTCTGGCTGATGGTGCCGGCTGCGGCGGTGGATGCCGCCATCGCGAGCATCGTGCCGTTGCTGGCACCGGGCGACATCTTGGTCGACGGCGGGAATTCCCACTATCACGATGATATCCGGCGGTGTGCGGAGTTGCAAAAGTTGGGAATCAGTTACCTGGACGTGGGAACCAGCGGCGGGGTTTGGGGGCTTGAACGCGGCTACTGTCTGATGATTGGTGGAGAGCAGGGCGCGGTGGCACGGTTAGAGCCGGTGTTTGCCACCCTGGCACCCGGCAATCGCGCCGCGCCGCCTACCCCTGGTCGCGAGGAGGACACCGGCACCGCCGAGCGGGGGTACCTGCACTGCGGGCCGAGCGGCGCGGGACACTTCGTCAAGATGGTACACAACGGTATCGAGTACGGATTGATGGCGGCTTATGCCGAAGGGTTCAACATCCTTCGCCGGGCCAATGCGGGAAACGAGGGGCAGGAGGCGGACGCCGAGACGGCCCCGTTGCGCCGTCCCGAGTTCTACCGGTATGACCTCAACCTCGCTGACATTGCCGAACTTTGGCGGCGAGGGAGCGTGGTCGCGTCCTGGCTCCTGGATCTCACCGCTCAGGCGCTGCTTGACAGTCCCGGGCTGGACGGGTTTGCGGGACGCGTCTCCGATTCCGGGGAGGGGCGCTGGACCGTCTCGGCAGCCATCGACGAGGGCGTCCCGGCCCCGGTTCTTTCCGCGGCTCTCTATGAACGGTTCAGCTCTCGCGGCGAGGCTGATTTTGCCGATCGGCTGCTCTCCGCCATGCGCTATCAGTTCGGCGGCCATCGGGAAAAAAACGCGGGGAAGGGGGAGTAATCATGCCGCATGCCGCGCCGCTCGAACCGACCATTCTGGTTATCTTCGGCGCTGGAGGAGACTTGACTTGGCGCAAGTTGATCCCGGCGCTCTACAACCTCTATCTCGATAGGCTCCTGCCCGAGCGGTTTGCCATTGTGGGGGTGGCCCGCAAACATCTGGACGACGGGGCGTTCCGCAGGCGCCTTCGGGAAGGGGTAGACCTTTTTTCCCGGCGCGGACCGGCGGACGAGGTTGATTGGGACCGGTTCAGCGCGCATGTTGCCTACCTCTCCGACGATCTCAACGATCCCGCATCCGGCCCGGCGCTCAGCCAGAGGCTGGAGGAGTTGGAACGGACTTGGGGAGTGAGGGCGAACCGGGTGTTCTACCTTGCCATCCCCCCGGAAATGGTGGAGGCCGCTGCAGCGCACCTGCAGCGGCTCGGCGTCTGCCGGGACTGCCAGCGTGACCGTTTGGTGGTGGAGAAGCCGTTCGGTCGGGACCTGGCAACGGCCGTGGCGCTGGATCGGCTTCTGAGCGGTATGTTTGCCGAGTCCCAGATGTACCGCATCGATCACTACCTCGGGAAGGAAACGGTGCAGAATATCCTCGCTTTCCGGTTTGCCAACTCGCTTTTTGAGCCGATCTGGAACCGGCGTTACATCGACCACGTGCAGATCACCGTCGCCGAAACGGTAGGGGTGGAGGAGCGGGGAGGGTACTATGATCGCTCCGGCGCGCTACGCGACATGGTGCAGAACCACCTGCTCCAGATTCTGTGCCTTATTGCCATGGAGCCGCCGATCTCATTCGATGCCGACGAGATCCGGAACAAAAAGGTAGACCTGCTGCGCGCCATACGGCCGATACGGGCCGAGGAGGTTCATTACTCCGCGGTGCGGGGGCAGTACGGCAAGGGCACAGTCAACGGTAGGGCGATGCCGGGATATCGGGAGGAACCGGGGATACCCTCTGGCTCCATCACCGAGACCTTTGCGGCATTCAAGCTCTACATCGACAATTGGCGCTGGCAGGGGGTGCCCTTCTACCTGCGTACCGGCAAGCGGATGCCTGCAAGGGTGTCGGAGGTTTCCATCCTCTTTCGTTCGGCCCCCCATCAGCCCTTTCCCGCGGCCGCAGTGGAGAACTGGCAGCCCAACCGCCTGGTTATCCGTATCCAGCCCGAGGAGGGGATAGTTACCCGTATTCAGGCCAAACAGCCGGGTACCCGGCTCCAGCTTGGTCCAGTGGACATGCAGTTCCGCTACCAGGACGCATTCAGCGTCGCGCCGCCTGAAGCATACGAAACATTGCTCCTGGACGTGATCCGAGGCGACGCCACCCTGTTTATGCGGGCCGACCAAGTGGAGTGCGCCTGGAAGATTGTCGCGCCGGTGCTGGACGCTTGGGAGTCGGTGCCACCTGGCGATTTTCCCAATTACCCCGCCGGGAGCTGGGGGCCGGAGGCCGCCGAACTCCTCATCGCCCACGAAGGTCACAGCTGGCTGCAGCACACGCTGCAGGAGGATCGAAAATGATTTTGGTCTATCCGGACCTGGAGGCCCTGAGTCGGGCCGCCGCCGACCTGTTCGCGGAGCGGGTGGGGAATGCCATCGCAGACCACGGCCGTTGCGCCATTCTCCTCGCCGGTGGTGAAACCCCGCGTCGTACCTATGAACTCCTCGCCGATGAACCGCTACGGAGCCGGGTACCGTGGGGGAGGCTGCATCTTTTCTGGGGGGATGAACGCTCGGTTGCGTCGGATGACCCCCGGAGCAATGCCCAGATGGTCCGACGGGCGTTGCTCGACCGGGTACCGGTCCCGGCGGGACAGGTACATCCCATCCCCGGTGACCGCGACCCCAGGCAGTCCGCGGATGAGTACGAGGAGTTGCTGCACCGGTTTTTCGCCGGGGCTCCACCACGGTTCGATCTGGTGGTGCTGGGGCTCGGGGATGACGGGCACACGGCATCTCTCTTCCCCGACTCGCCGGTCCTGGAGGAAAGGGAACGTTGGGCCTCGGCCACCCGGCGGGCCGGAGAGGAAATCGGCAGGGTCACCCTGACGGTACCCCTTATCAATCAGGCGGAACTGGTCGTCTTTCTCGTGGCGGGCGACGATAAGGCCACAATCCTTCGCGAGGTGTTGGAAGAATATCCTGATCCCCGCAGTCGGCCCGCCAGGATGATCAGGCCGGAGCAGGGCGAACTCCGCTGGCTGGTGGACGCTTCTGCGGCCCGACTGTTGCACCGCACAGGTAAAAATGGCAACCTGGCACATTAAAACGAGGAATATCATTTCAAGGGAGACATACAGATGACCGAATCGGCGTCAGACACCCCCCTCACCAGCCTGTCCGCTTGGCAGGCTCTGCAGACCCACCACAAGACCATTGGCGATGTTCACCTCAGGCAACTCTTCGCTGATGATCCGGTCAGGGGGGAACGGTTGGTGCTGGAGGCGGTGGGACTCTATGTGGATTTTTCCAAGCACCGGATCACAGACGAGACGCTCAGGCTTCTGGTGAAACTGGCCGACGAGTCCGGGCTGCGGTCGAAGATCGATGCCATGTTCGCCGGCAAACGCATCAACGTGACGGAAAACCGGGCTGTGCTCCATACGGCGTTGCGGGCGCCGCGGGGTGCGGCTGTTATGGTTGACGGCGGGAACGTGGTGCCGGGTGTCCACGAGGTGCTCGACCGCATGGCCGAATTTGCTGATCGGGTCCGGGACGGCGTCTGGACCGGCCATACCGGTCGGCGTATCAAGAACGTCGTCAATATCGGCATCGGCGGTTCCGACCTGGGGCCGGTGATGGCCTACGAGGCGCTGCGCCACTACAGCCGGCGGGAGATGATCTTTCGCTTCGTTTCCAACGTGGACGGTACGGACTTTGCCGAGGCGACGCTGGACCTGGACCCGGCCGAAACCCTCTTTATCGTGTCGTCCAAGACCTTCACCACCCAGGAAACCATGACCAACGCCCGAACCGCCCGCTCGTGGCTGGTCCAGGGGCTGGAGGACGAGACGGCTGTTTCCCGGCACTTCGTCGCGGTCTCCACCAACAGGTCAGAGGTGAGTGCCTTCGGTATCGACCCGGCCAACATGTTCGGCTTCTGGGACTGGGTTGGCGGTCGTTATTCCATGGATTCCGCCATCGGGCTCTCCACCATGCTCGCCGTGGGGCCGGAAAACTTCCGGGCGCTTCTGGCCGGATTCCATGCCATGGACGAACATTTTCGCACCGTTCCCTTCGAGCGGAACCTGCCCGTGCTTATGGGGCTTTTGACGGTGTGGTACGCCGACTTTTTTGGAGCCCGGACGGTGGCGGTCCTACCCTACGACCAGTACCTGAAGCGTTTTCCCGCCTACCTCCAGCAGTTGACCATGGAGAGTAACGGCAAGGGGGTCACCCTTGCCGGGGTACCGGTGGATTATGACACGAGCCCTGTCTTCTGGGGGGAGCCGGGGACCAACGGTCAACACTCCTTTTACCAGTTGATTCACCAGGGGACTCATCTTATCCCTTGCGATTTCATTGGGTTCTGTCGTTCCCTGAACCCCTTGGGCTCTCATCACGACCTCCTGATGTCCAATGTCTTCGCCCAGGGCGAAGCGTTGGCATTTGGCAAGGATGCAGACCAAGTCCGTGCAGAGGGGACTCCGGAGTGGCTCGTGCCACACCGAACCTTTGCCGGGAACCGCCCCTCCACCACCATGCTGGCGGAGGAACTTACGCCGGGCATCCTCGGCTCACTGGTGGCCCTTTATGAACATAGTGTATTCACTCAGGGGGCGATCTGGCAGATCGACTCCTTTGACCAGTGGGGGGTGGAGTTGGGGAAATCCCTAGCCCAGAGGATCATCCCCGAACTTGGCTCCGATGAACCGCACCTCGGCCACGACAGTTCCACCAACGCTTTGATCCGCCGCTACCGGCGGCAGAGATAGTGAAACCATTATGGACGTTCTTTCCGCAAACTGGGCTGGTATATAGGGAGGAATACACAAGGGCGAGAAGGTTTCCAGATTTTTGGTGTAGAACTGAAAAAGGAACGCGACTTTTAAAGTCGTGTTCCTTTTGGTTTGAAGCACATAAGTGCTTATTTTGGCGCGCTTGGAGAGATTCGAACTCCCGACCTACGGATTCGTAGTCCGTTGCTCTATCCAGCTGAGCTACAAGCGCAAAGCGTTGCGTAAGGGGTGTGTCCCCTTGAAGATAGTGGTGCCCAGGGACGGAATCGAACCGCCGACACGAGGATTTTCAGTCCTCTGCTCTACCGACTGAGCTACCTGGGCGCAAAAGGATTTTTTATATACCCCGAATTGGTTTCTGCTGTCAACGAAAAACTGTCCAGTTTTCGGGTCTGTCTTAGTATTACTTGTTTTCAGCCTGCTGAACCCGGATAGGGACATAGTTGCAGAAGGGCTCTTCAGCCATATAATCTCCATGGACAGCATCCGCCCTGGCTCGGCAACCGCCGCAGACATTGATGTATTCGCATTGCCCGCATTTGCCCTTGTACGCTTTGAAATTGCGGAGATCGCGGAATATCTCCGAATTTTCCCAGATCTCGCGGAAGGGGGTTTGCTTGACATTACCGGCTACTCGATGGAAGTAGGAGCAGGGCTTGACATTACCGAAACAGTCGATCAGGCAGATGGTCTGGGCTGCTATGCAAC
Encoded proteins:
- the pgi gene encoding glucose-6-phosphate isomerase, yielding MTESASDTPLTSLSAWQALQTHHKTIGDVHLRQLFADDPVRGERLVLEAVGLYVDFSKHRITDETLRLLVKLADESGLRSKIDAMFAGKRINVTENRAVLHTALRAPRGAAVMVDGGNVVPGVHEVLDRMAEFADRVRDGVWTGHTGRRIKNVVNIGIGGSDLGPVMAYEALRHYSRREMIFRFVSNVDGTDFAEATLDLDPAETLFIVSSKTFTTQETMTNARTARSWLVQGLEDETAVSRHFVAVSTNRSEVSAFGIDPANMFGFWDWVGGRYSMDSAIGLSTMLAVGPENFRALLAGFHAMDEHFRTVPFERNLPVLMGLLTVWYADFFGARTVAVLPYDQYLKRFPAYLQQLTMESNGKGVTLAGVPVDYDTSPVFWGEPGTNGQHSFYQLIHQGTHLIPCDFIGFCRSLNPLGSHHDLLMSNVFAQGEALAFGKDADQVRAEGTPEWLVPHRTFAGNRPSTTMLAEELTPGILGSLVALYEHSVFTQGAIWQIDSFDQWGVELGKSLAQRIIPELGSDEPHLGHDSSTNALIRRYRRQR